The following proteins are co-located in the Candidatus Paracaedibacter acanthamoebae genome:
- a CDS encoding methionine ABC transporter permease, with protein MIDLLIKSLWETVWMVGVSTIISILIGLPLAVYLAVTSHNGLKANQWLYSIAGFLVNATRSIPYIILIVLMMPVTRLLVGTTIGVGAATVPLAIAGILLVARLVEDALRQTNYGLIEVGLASGATTSQIVTTIMLPEALPMIISSLTTVIVNLIGFSAMAGAVGGGGLGDLAIRYGYQRYELELLCYIVVILVMMVQIVQITGNYLVKKFMK; from the coding sequence TCTTCTTATCAAAAGTTTATGGGAAACTGTATGGATGGTCGGTGTGTCCACTATTATTTCTATTTTAATAGGGTTGCCCCTTGCTGTCTATTTGGCAGTGACGTCACACAACGGGCTAAAAGCTAATCAGTGGCTTTATAGCATTGCGGGTTTCTTGGTGAATGCAACGCGGTCAATACCCTATATTATTTTGATAGTTTTAATGATGCCAGTAACCCGCTTGCTGGTAGGGACAACCATTGGCGTTGGCGCAGCCACAGTTCCCCTTGCCATAGCAGGTATCTTGTTGGTGGCTCGCTTGGTTGAAGATGCCTTGCGACAGACCAATTATGGATTGATTGAAGTTGGATTAGCCTCCGGCGCCACAACCTCTCAAATCGTCACAACTATAATGTTGCCCGAAGCTTTGCCGATGATTATCAGCAGTCTCACAACAGTTATCGTCAACTTAATTGGCTTCTCAGCTATGGCAGGCGCGGTGGGTGGTGGTGGGTTAGGGGACTTAGCCATTCGGTATGGTTATCAACGTTATGAACTAGAACTGCTATGTTATATAGTTGTGATTTTAGTTATGATGGTGCAAATTGTTCAGATAACAGGGAATTACCTGGTTAAGAAATTTATGAAATAG